One Setaria viridis chromosome 5, Setaria_viridis_v4.0, whole genome shotgun sequence genomic region harbors:
- the LOC117858708 gene encoding transcription factor MYBS3, giving the protein MTRRCSHCSNNGHNSRTCPARSGGGGGGGGVRLFGVRLTTAPAPAAMKKSASMSCIASSLGGGSGGSSPPAGGDTGGRGGGDGGAGYVSDDPAHASCSTNGRAERKKGTPWTEGEHRMFLMGLQKLGKGDWRGISRNFVVSRTPTQVASHAQKYFIRQSNSSRRKRRSSLFDMVPEMPMDESPAAVEQFTLQNTQDEAASSNQLPALHLGQQKEVEVAKQLPTFQLSQHEESEYAEPSLPLPDLEMNSGAPFKTISVPAVPAFYPTLVPVPLTLWPPSVAHVEESGTTHEVLKPTPLNGKEAVKADDVVGMSKLSIGEASSVSMEPTALSLQLIGSTDARQSAFHVSPPMNRPELSKRNSSPIHAV; this is encoded by the exons ATGACACGGCGGTGCTCGCACTGCAGCAACAACGGCCACAACTCGCGCACCTGCCCCGcccgctcgggcggcggcggcggcggcgggggggtgAGGCTGTTCGGCGTGCGGctgacgacggcgccggcgccggcggcaatgAAGAAGAGCGCCAGCATGAGCTGCATCGCGTCCTCGCTCGGGGGCGGGTCTGggggctcgtcgccgccggcgggaggagACACCGGGGGCCGGGGAGGGGGAGACGGCGGTGCCGGGTACGTGTCCGACGACCCCGCGCACGCATCCTGCTCGACGAACGGCCGCGCCGAGCGCAAGAAAG GTACTCCTTGGACTGAAGGAGAGCATAGAATGTTTCTGATGGGTCTGCAGAAGCTCGGTAAGGGAGACTGGCGCGGGATATCCCGAAACTTTGTTGTTTCCAGGACTCCAACTCAAGTGGCAAGCCATGCTCAAAAGTACTTTATTAGACAGTCAAACTCATCAAGACGGAAGAGGCGGTCGAGCTTGTTTGACATGGTCCCAGAAATG CCAATGGACGAGTCCCCAGCTGCTGTTGAACAGTTTACTCTCCAAAATACTCAAGATGAAGCTGCAAGTTCAAATCAATTGCCAGCCTTACATCTTGGGCAACAGAAGGAAGTAGAGGTTGCTAAGCAGCTGCCAACTTTTCAGCTAAGCCAGCATGAGGAATCTGAATATGCAGAACCTTCATTGCCATTACCAGACTTGGAGATGAACTCCGGTGCGCCATTCAAGACCATATCTGTTCCGGCGGTGCCAGCATTCTACCCAACATTGGTCCCTGTTCCACTAACTCTTTGGCCTCCAAGTGTTGCTCACGTGGAGGAATCAGGCACAACCCATGAAGTCCTAAAACCAACTCCTTTGAACGGTAAGGAGGCGGTTAAGGCGGATGATGTTGTTGGTATGTCTAAGCTCAGCATTGGTGAGGCTAGCTCTGTCTCCATGGAACCCACTGCTCTTTCCCTTCAGCTTATTGGATCGACGGATGCAAGGCAGTCAGCTTTTCATGTCAGTCCACCAATGAATAGACCTGAACTAAGCAAGAGAAACAGCAGTCCAATTCATGCAGTTTGA